One Syntrophus gentianae DNA segment encodes these proteins:
- the larC gene encoding nickel pincer cofactor biosynthesis protein LarC, with protein MKILYYDCFSGISGDMNLGAMLDLGINPSYLLEELKKIRIDSYEIRISRDKRRGISGTRFEVFIPPESSPRHSRNYPEITLLIQESELSERAKELSLLIFMKIAEAEARIHDCPLEEIHFHEVGAIDSILDIVGAAVCLDYLQVDRVLSSSVEVGGGVVRCAHGILPVPAPATTEILKGIPIKYGGVPFETTTPTGAAILAATVNAFTDKVNFTPQKIGYGIGQRDAEIPNVLRVFLGESEGDLEEGVTEEDAWLVECNLDDMNPELYEAVMEALFEKGALDVYLTPILMKKSRPAVTLSVICSGDRKRDMEEVIWYQTTTFGLRSSRISKAMLKREFAEVKTQYGPVSMKYAVFRGRRIKSKPEYEDCKRLAMENGVGIKEIMDLLSAGITET; from the coding sequence ATGAAAATCCTTTATTATGATTGCTTTTCCGGAATCAGCGGCGACATGAATCTGGGCGCCATGTTGGATCTCGGGATAAACCCATCCTATCTGCTGGAGGAATTGAAAAAGATTCGAATTGATTCCTATGAAATTCGAATCTCCCGGGATAAACGGCGTGGCATTTCAGGAACACGATTCGAAGTATTTATACCCCCGGAGTCTTCTCCTCGACATTCGAGGAACTATCCGGAAATTACCCTGCTTATTCAGGAAAGCGAATTGTCTGAAAGGGCAAAGGAGCTTTCCCTCCTTATTTTCATGAAGATTGCCGAGGCGGAGGCCCGAATTCATGACTGCCCTCTGGAAGAAATTCATTTCCATGAAGTGGGAGCCATCGATTCCATTCTCGATATTGTCGGCGCAGCCGTATGTCTGGATTATTTACAAGTGGATCGGGTGCTTTCTTCTTCCGTTGAAGTCGGAGGAGGGGTTGTCCGGTGCGCCCATGGGATTCTGCCTGTTCCGGCTCCGGCGACAACGGAGATTCTCAAGGGGATTCCCATCAAGTATGGCGGCGTGCCTTTCGAAACAACGACACCGACCGGAGCGGCGATTCTTGCGGCCACGGTGAACGCCTTTACGGATAAGGTGAATTTCACACCCCAAAAAATTGGTTACGGGATCGGACAGAGAGATGCGGAGATTCCCAATGTCCTGCGTGTCTTTCTGGGGGAAAGCGAGGGTGACCTCGAGGAGGGGGTTACGGAAGAGGATGCCTGGCTGGTGGAATGCAACCTCGATGATATGAATCCGGAGCTGTATGAGGCGGTTATGGAGGCCCTCTTTGAAAAAGGGGCGCTGGATGTCTATCTTACGCCGATTCTTATGAAGAAATCCCGTCCCGCAGTGACGCTCAGCGTCATCTGCAGTGGAGACCGGAAAAGGGACATGGAAGAGGTTATCTGGTATCAGACGACAACGTTCGGTTTGAGATCCAGCCGGATTTCCAAGGCCATGCTGAAAAGAGAGTTTGCCGAAGTGAAAACCCAATACGGTCCCGTCTCAATGAAATATGCCGTTTTTCGAGGAAGAAGGATCAAATCCAAGCCGGAATATGAAGATTGTAAGAGGCTGGCCATGGAAAACGGGGTCGGGATCAAAGAGATCATGGATCTGTTGTCTGCCGGGATCACTGAGACATGA
- the larB gene encoding nickel pincer cofactor biosynthesis protein LarB, with the protein MEAFREILEKVKKGAIGVDEGLSLLKGQFYLDVGCAKVDLQRESRVGYPEVIYCSGKTAEQVKAILEAMLERDSNILATRVSLELFEEIREICPDALYSPLARVVAIKRKKVEVPSSYIAVVTAGTSDLPVAEEAALTAELFGNRVERIVDVGVAGVHRLFANLEAIRGARVVIVVAGMEGALPSLVGGLVDKPVIAVPTSVGYGASFHGLSALLAMLNSCSSGVCVVNIDNGYGAGYIASMINQL; encoded by the coding sequence ATGGAGGCGTTCCGCGAAATTCTTGAAAAAGTGAAGAAAGGCGCTATCGGGGTCGATGAGGGCCTGAGCCTTCTGAAGGGACAGTTCTATCTGGATGTGGGGTGCGCCAAGGTTGACCTCCAACGGGAATCGCGCGTCGGTTATCCGGAGGTGATCTACTGTTCCGGCAAAACGGCCGAGCAGGTCAAAGCGATTCTGGAGGCGATGCTGGAACGGGATAGCAATATTTTAGCGACACGGGTGAGCCTGGAATTGTTTGAAGAAATTCGGGAAATCTGTCCCGATGCCCTTTACTCCCCGCTGGCCAGGGTTGTTGCCATCAAACGGAAAAAAGTGGAAGTCCCTTCCAGTTATATTGCCGTTGTAACCGCCGGAACCTCGGACCTGCCGGTGGCTGAAGAGGCCGCCCTGACGGCTGAACTCTTCGGCAACCGCGTTGAACGGATAGTGGACGTGGGCGTTGCCGGCGTTCATCGCCTCTTTGCCAATCTGGAAGCCATCCGGGGGGCGCGGGTGGTCATTGTCGTTGCCGGGATGGAGGGCGCCCTTCCCAGCCTTGTGGGAGGACTGGTCGACAAGCCCGTCATCGCCGTTCCCACAAGTGTCGGCTACGGAGCAAGCTTTCATGGTCTTTCCGCCCTTCTGGCCATGCTCAACAGTTGCTCCAGCGGGGTCTGTGTCGTCAATATCGACAACGGCTATGGCGCCGGGTATATCGCCAGCATGATCAATCAATTGTAA
- a CDS encoding secondary thiamine-phosphate synthase enzyme YjbQ: protein MKSFSVRTGKRIEMIDITGSIQDTVKESGIQNGICFVFVPHTTAAVTINENADPDVPRDILMGLNKLIPFGDPQYRHGEGNSDAHLKTSLVGSSEMVMVENGRLVLGTWQSVFFCEFDGPRTRKVLVNLLRNQP from the coding sequence ATGAAATCTTTCTCTGTTCGGACAGGCAAACGGATCGAGATGATCGATATCACCGGTTCAATTCAAGACACCGTGAAAGAGAGTGGCATTCAGAACGGCATCTGCTTCGTCTTTGTTCCTCATACGACGGCAGCCGTGACCATCAATGAAAACGCCGATCCCGACGTTCCCAGGGATATCCTGATGGGACTGAACAAACTGATCCCCTTCGGGGACCCTCAATACCGCCATGGGGAAGGGAACTCCGATGCCCATCTCAAGACATCGCTGGTCGGTTCTTCGGAAATGGTGATGGTTGAAAATGGCCGTCTGGTTCTGGGAACCTGGCAGTCGGTATTCTTCTGCGAGTTTGATGGCCCGCGAACAAGAAAAGTGCTGGTGAACCTTCTTCGCAATCAACCCTGA
- a CDS encoding KpsF/GutQ family sugar-phosphate isomerase, producing the protein MEKDSTITRAEEVLRIEAESILQLIGRLDENFSRAVDIIYRSPGRVIVTGIGKSGLIGKKIVATMTSTGTQALFLHPVEGLHGDLGIVTKDDVVLAISNSGETEEVNRLIGSIQKIGAPLISFTGNPSSTMARASNAVINVGVEREACPFGLAPTSSSTASLAMGDALAVALIDKHKFSEKDFYKFHPGGSLGQRLRAKVRDVMISGPDIPKVYTGTPAIEAISVLDEKNKGFLLVTDRQNCLLGILTDGDVRRLVRKGASVSGKSIDEIMTRSPKSIKDDWSLAQTIEFMQRDEITALAIVNCGNQLQGYIHLHDILGRGGTIRISISG; encoded by the coding sequence ATGGAGAAGGATTCGACGATTACCCGTGCCGAGGAAGTGCTCCGGATTGAAGCGGAGAGCATCCTGCAGCTCATCGGCAGACTGGATGAAAATTTTTCCCGGGCGGTGGACATCATTTATCGTTCTCCCGGCCGGGTCATTGTGACCGGCATCGGGAAATCCGGATTGATCGGGAAAAAGATTGTCGCCACGATGACGAGCACCGGAACGCAGGCCCTTTTCCTTCATCCCGTCGAAGGCCTGCATGGAGATCTCGGCATCGTCACGAAGGACGACGTCGTGCTGGCCATCTCCAACAGCGGGGAAACCGAGGAGGTGAACCGGCTCATCGGCAGCATTCAGAAGATCGGCGCCCCGCTCATTTCTTTTACGGGGAATCCGTCCTCAACCATGGCCCGCGCCAGCAACGCCGTGATCAATGTGGGCGTGGAGCGGGAAGCCTGCCCCTTCGGGCTGGCCCCCACCTCCAGTTCAACCGCCTCTCTGGCCATGGGCGACGCCTTGGCTGTTGCCCTGATCGATAAGCATAAGTTCAGCGAAAAAGACTTCTATAAATTCCATCCCGGCGGCAGCCTGGGACAGCGGTTGCGGGCAAAGGTCCGGGATGTCATGATCAGCGGCCCGGACATCCCCAAGGTCTATACGGGAACCCCGGCCATTGAAGCCATCTCGGTTCTCGATGAAAAAAACAAAGGCTTTCTCCTGGTCACCGATCGGCAGAACTGTCTCCTGGGGATTCTGACGGATGGAGATGTCCGTCGACTGGTCCGGAAAGGCGCCTCGGTCTCCGGCAAGTCGATCGATGAAATCATGACCCGGTCACCCAAATCCATTAAAGACGACTGGTCACTCGCCCAGACGATTGAATTCATGCAGAGGGATGAAATTACCGCCCTTGCCATCGTGAACTGCGGCAACCAACTCCAGGGGTACATTCACCTGCACGACATCCTCGGGAGGGGAGGAACGATCCGCATCTCTATCTCAGGATAG
- a CDS encoding VPLPA-CTERM sorting domain-containing protein, which produces MIGKKFLMGAVLSLLILISVSTAQAATVYWTDWTNTTANTVTGTMTIGSETVDVAFSGTYYEVQTSGGTNFWSPNAPYISSTVDNEPPASDIIKLGAGGTVTITFSQAVTNPLLALVSWNGNTVDFGEDVITFLSYGQGYWGNGTPIMNSDNTGFYGSGEVHGVLQLTGTYDSITFTHTGEYWHGLTVGAVDLAPVPIPAALWLFGSGLVGLVGLKRKIRR; this is translated from the coding sequence ATGATCGGGAAAAAATTTTTAATGGGGGCTGTTTTATCGCTGCTTATTCTCATCTCTGTCTCCACTGCCCAGGCGGCCACGGTTTACTGGACGGATTGGACGAATACCACCGCCAATACCGTAACCGGCACGATGACCATCGGTTCGGAAACCGTCGATGTGGCCTTCAGCGGTACTTATTACGAAGTTCAGACAAGCGGGGGAACCAATTTCTGGAGCCCCAATGCGCCTTACATCAGTTCGACCGTTGATAATGAACCGCCCGCTTCCGACATCATTAAATTGGGTGCCGGTGGTACCGTAACAATCACATTTTCCCAGGCGGTCACGAACCCTCTGCTTGCTCTGGTGAGCTGGAACGGCAATACCGTCGACTTTGGAGAGGATGTGATCACGTTCCTGAGTTACGGCCAAGGCTATTGGGGTAACGGAACCCCAATTATGAACAGCGATAACACGGGGTTTTATGGTAGCGGAGAGGTTCACGGAGTTCTTCAACTGACGGGCACCTATGACTCGATCACCTTTACTCATACCGGCGAGTATTGGCATGGCCTTACGGTTGGTGCGGTGGATCTTGCTCCCGTGCCCATTCCTGCTGCCTTGTGGCTCTTCGGTTCCGGGCTGGTCGGACTGGTTGGCCTGAAGAGGAAGATCCGCAGGTAA
- a CDS encoding LamG domain-containing protein — MKKLLGIFVITALLCLSMTANAATLIGHWGFEEGSGTTANDSSSNTLNGTINNAAYTTGKVGSYALAFNGSNSFVEVAYSALLNPDTVSISLWFNPGSSQVMWADLLDKGHGAGTTPYYGGYVLQYHEPVDGPPYTQGTINTGYGNGSTFPSMNTGSSYLDNTWHHLVAALGADGMALYVDNQLITSGAGQGAIVDNDSSLYFGRHRTLGRYFSGLIDDVQIYEGVLTADDVDRLYSQGTTVPVPGAIFLFAPGLACLAALRRRFLK, encoded by the coding sequence ATGAAGAAATTATTAGGTATTTTTGTAATCACCGCATTGCTGTGCCTCTCGATGACAGCAAATGCAGCAACGCTGATCGGCCATTGGGGATTTGAGGAAGGCTCCGGAACCACTGCTAATGATTCGTCAAGCAACACTCTGAATGGCACAATTAATAATGCGGCCTATACAACGGGAAAAGTCGGCAGTTATGCCCTCGCTTTCAACGGATCAAACAGTTTTGTCGAGGTTGCCTACAGTGCGCTTCTTAATCCCGATACCGTCTCGATCTCTCTCTGGTTCAACCCCGGTTCATCCCAGGTCATGTGGGCGGATCTTCTCGACAAGGGACATGGTGCCGGTACGACCCCTTACTATGGAGGTTACGTGCTTCAGTACCATGAACCGGTTGATGGCCCGCCCTATACACAAGGGACCATCAATACCGGCTACGGCAATGGTTCAACCTTTCCATCCATGAATACGGGCAGCAGTTATCTCGATAATACGTGGCATCACCTTGTCGCCGCTCTGGGCGCCGACGGTATGGCCCTTTATGTCGATAATCAGCTGATAACCTCCGGAGCCGGCCAGGGGGCCATCGTCGATAATGATTCAAGTCTCTATTTCGGAAGGCATAGGACATTGGGCAGATATTTCAGCGGCCTGATCGACGATGTGCAAATCTATGAAGGCGTTCTCACCGCGGATGATGTGGACAGGCTGTACTCCCAGGGTACGACTGTTCCCGTGCCGGGAGCGATCTTCCTGTTTGCGCCGGGTCTTGCCTGTCTGGCTGCCCTCAGGCGACGTTTTTTAAAATAG
- a CDS encoding rubrerythrin family protein encodes MSKSEESLKEAFAGESQANRKYLAFAAKADQEGYAQIARLFRAAAEAETIHAHNHLRALKGIRSTRENLEEAIAGEGHEFKEMYPGMIEAAKAEGNKEAERTFVYANEVEQTHHRLYEEALAGIGTEKESYSYYVCPVCGHTVGKEAPETCPVCGAKGKAFKKID; translated from the coding sequence ATGTCAAAATCGGAAGAAAGTTTGAAGGAGGCTTTTGCGGGTGAGTCCCAGGCGAATCGCAAGTATCTGGCTTTTGCGGCTAAGGCGGACCAGGAGGGGTATGCGCAGATTGCCAGACTCTTCCGGGCGGCGGCTGAAGCCGAAACGATCCACGCCCATAATCACCTGCGGGCCCTCAAGGGTATCCGCTCAACCCGGGAAAATCTGGAAGAGGCCATTGCCGGCGAGGGGCACGAGTTCAAGGAAATGTACCCGGGAATGATCGAGGCAGCCAAAGCCGAGGGCAACAAGGAAGCGGAAAGGACGTTCGTCTATGCGAATGAAGTTGAACAAACCCATCACCGCCTCTACGAGGAAGCCTTGGCCGGTATAGGCACCGAAAAAGAAAGCTACTCCTATTACGTTTGTCCCGTCTGCGGTCACACCGTTGGGAAAGAGGCGCCGGAGACTTGTCCGGTCTGCGGAGCCAAAGGAAAAGCCTTCAAAAAGATCGACTGA
- a CDS encoding Na/Pi cotransporter family protein, whose protein sequence is MLTDILTLSVGLVLFLFGMMKLSDSMQRLFTARIRGYVRFAVKRPVYGLLTGMIATMLFQSSSATTVLTIGMVSAGLISFYSSLGMILGADIGTTLTVQLVVWKFTTLSPVFVILGGGIWIFGKDSWKPIGEAIFHFGLIFFGLSLATTATAPLQHYPVFVHLFQETKNPFLGVLVGAVFTGLIHSSAIPISMLVILAQQGAMSIDNALPIVIGANIGTTATALLAGSVASLGGRRSAVSHFLFKLICVGICLAALPVFIQTLKTLSAETAQQIALSHLLFNLLLAVSFIFVLKPFSRLIEKLIPGKEETLPLWPQYLDEALLDKPREALDRVKKELEREAFLANRMLVDSMSLFDRYEPVKKQNILYVEMVVDTLRREMVQYLSKISSSNLSPQMSRRLFNYTSMVDDIERIADHAVNIVELARNRHERNIQITVEGSVELLHIRQLVEANLGDALALISRRDEECIRDITCREAQIDVEVKEARDRHLMRFHHHMAAADSGPTFVELLIQLERISDHCQNIAESIYELEEE, encoded by the coding sequence ATGCTGACGGATATTCTGACCTTGAGCGTCGGACTGGTTTTGTTCCTCTTCGGGATGATGAAATTGAGTGACTCCATGCAGCGGTTGTTTACTGCGCGGATCCGCGGCTATGTCCGCTTCGCTGTGAAGAGGCCGGTCTACGGTCTGCTGACCGGAATGATCGCCACGATGCTGTTTCAGAGCAGTTCCGCCACGACCGTGTTGACCATCGGAATGGTCAGCGCCGGATTGATCAGTTTTTATTCTTCCCTGGGAATGATTCTGGGGGCCGACATCGGCACCACGCTGACGGTGCAGCTGGTGGTCTGGAAATTCACCACCCTCTCGCCCGTCTTTGTCATCCTGGGAGGAGGAATCTGGATATTCGGAAAAGATTCGTGGAAACCCATCGGGGAAGCGATTTTCCATTTTGGGTTGATTTTTTTCGGCTTGAGTCTGGCTACGACAGCTACGGCGCCTCTTCAGCATTATCCGGTCTTTGTCCATTTATTTCAGGAAACGAAAAATCCCTTCCTGGGGGTTCTGGTCGGAGCTGTTTTTACAGGACTCATTCACTCCTCGGCGATCCCCATCAGTATGCTGGTCATCCTGGCCCAGCAGGGCGCGATGAGCATTGACAACGCCCTGCCGATCGTGATCGGCGCCAATATCGGGACGACGGCAACAGCCCTGCTGGCGGGATCTGTTGCCAGCCTTGGTGGAAGGCGCAGCGCCGTTTCGCACTTTCTCTTCAAGCTGATCTGTGTTGGAATCTGTCTGGCGGCCCTGCCGGTTTTTATCCAGACCCTGAAGACTCTGTCCGCCGAGACGGCCCAGCAGATTGCCTTGAGCCATCTGCTGTTCAATCTTCTGCTGGCGGTTTCCTTTATTTTTGTGCTGAAGCCCTTTTCCCGGCTTATTGAAAAGCTTATCCCCGGCAAGGAGGAAACCCTCCCGCTCTGGCCTCAATACCTGGATGAGGCCTTATTGGACAAACCCCGGGAAGCCCTTGACCGCGTCAAAAAGGAACTGGAAAGGGAAGCCTTTCTGGCCAACCGGATGCTGGTGGACAGCATGAGCCTCTTTGACCGCTATGAACCGGTTAAAAAGCAGAATATTTTGTATGTGGAAATGGTGGTGGATACCCTTCGCAGGGAAATGGTACAGTATCTGTCGAAGATCTCTTCCAGTAATCTCTCTCCGCAGATGTCCCGAAGGCTATTCAACTACACCTCCATGGTCGATGACATCGAACGGATTGCCGATCACGCGGTCAATATCGTGGAACTGGCAAGGAACAGGCATGAAAGAAATATCCAGATTACCGTAGAGGGAAGCGTGGAGTTGCTTCATATCCGACAGCTTGTTGAAGCCAACCTGGGGGATGCCCTGGCGTTGATTTCCCGGCGAGATGAAGAATGCATCCGCGACATCACCTGCCGCGAGGCGCAGATCGATGTGGAGGTCAAAGAAGCCCGGGACCGCCATCTGATGCGTTTCCATCATCACATGGCTGCTGCGGACTCCGGCCCCACCTTTGTCGAGCTTCTCATTCAACTGGAACGGATATCCGATCACTGTCAGAATATCGCCGAATCCATCTATGAACTGGAGGAAGAATAA
- a CDS encoding nuclear transport factor 2 family protein has product MTDLTADKLAIREVVENWAVWRDAGDWERFATVWHSDGYMTATWFQGPAEKFIEVSREGFNKGVSILHFLGGWTCELAGTRAISQTKMTISQRATVDGVLVDVLCTGRFYDFFEKREGLWGIVRRQPIYEKDRLDPVDPAVVLRLDPEILARFPEGYRHLAYLQTKVGFEVKTGLPGLRGPAVEKLYTEGKAWLSGSAGPGEPL; this is encoded by the coding sequence ATGACGGATTTAACTGCCGACAAACTGGCGATTCGGGAGGTGGTGGAAAACTGGGCCGTTTGGCGTGACGCCGGGGATTGGGAGCGCTTCGCAACGGTCTGGCATTCCGACGGGTATATGACTGCCACCTGGTTCCAGGGGCCGGCAGAGAAGTTTATCGAAGTAAGCCGCGAAGGGTTTAATAAGGGTGTGAGCATCCTGCACTTCCTCGGCGGCTGGACCTGTGAGCTCGCCGGGACGCGGGCCATCTCCCAGACCAAGATGACGATCAGCCAGCGGGCAACGGTAGACGGGGTCCTTGTGGACGTCCTGTGCACGGGGCGCTTCTACGACTTTTTCGAGAAGCGGGAAGGCCTCTGGGGGATTGTGCGGCGCCAGCCCATTTACGAGAAGGATCGGCTCGATCCGGTGGATCCCGCAGTCGTTCTTCGTCTGGATCCGGAAATCCTCGCCCGCTTCCCCGAGGGGTACCGCCACCTCGCCTATCTCCAGACGAAGGTCGGTTTCGAGGTCAAGACGGGTCTGCCGGGCCTGCGCGGTCCAGCGGTAGAGAAGCTCTACACCGAAGGCAAGGCCTGGCTTTCCGGATCTGCCGGACCAGGAGAGCCCCTCTGA
- a CDS encoding TorD/DmsD family molecular chaperone, which produces MTSTYSNNRLADILARAEIFRRLATIFNYPDDELNQDLRSGIFISTLTDALKTAGLDSACAKLDPGSILEDWEELLALEKDYTRMCFASKPRQVYLFESVYREGKLLQESTFQIAGLYYEAGLQLTETFTLPPDHIAVELEFMAFLYFKEAEAIQEGSSAKESLALRLQGEVLQNHLIPFGLSVAERMEKYATTRFYRTMACILRSVLESLAEPSDAKA; this is translated from the coding sequence ATGACCTCTACATATTCAAACAATCGCCTGGCCGATATCTTGGCCCGCGCTGAAATTTTCAGACGCCTTGCCACCATTTTCAACTATCCGGACGACGAACTGAACCAGGATCTCCGGAGCGGCATTTTTATATCGACCCTGACGGATGCACTGAAAACCGCCGGGTTGGATTCTGCCTGCGCCAAACTTGATCCCGGCTCGATCCTGGAAGATTGGGAAGAGCTCCTGGCGCTGGAGAAGGATTACACCCGGATGTGCTTCGCTTCAAAACCGAGGCAAGTCTATCTTTTCGAATCGGTTTACCGGGAGGGGAAACTCCTGCAGGAATCGACCTTTCAGATTGCCGGGCTCTATTATGAAGCGGGGCTTCAGTTAACAGAGACCTTTACCCTCCCTCCGGACCATATCGCCGTCGAGCTTGAATTCATGGCATTTCTCTACTTCAAGGAGGCTGAAGCCATACAGGAGGGAAGCAGTGCCAAGGAATCCCTGGCTTTGCGGCTGCAAGGCGAAGTCCTGCAGAATCACCTCATCCCTTTTGGCTTATCCGTCGCCGAGCGGATGGAAAAGTACGCCACGACCCGTTTCTATCGAACCATGGCCTGTATCCTTCGTTCCGTCCTGGAGTCTCTAGCCGAACCATCGGATGCAAAGGCATAA
- a CDS encoding 4Fe-4S dicluster domain-containing protein, whose protein sequence is MKEYAILLDNTFCTGCNTCGYRCVQEFRYHNQAAKGLFRTFVTVNDEGLYQKRCMHCLDPQCVKNCPVKALTKSEYGPVLYNAEICIGCQMCTKVCPFHVPQFDEAARKIVKCSMCAHRLGEGKQPACVEVCPTGALQFGDFQTMKSRAVKMAKERNLILYGYEENGGTHLFVLDKKSPVTAGYPKVAKMPLKVSSLSTGDTMTVPTVAAAFAVAGFKKFSDRRTRIEEEQKEKSK, encoded by the coding sequence ATGAAAGAATACGCAATCCTGCTCGACAATACCTTCTGTACCGGCTGCAACACCTGTGGCTACCGGTGTGTGCAGGAGTTCAGGTATCATAACCAGGCGGCAAAGGGCCTTTTCCGGACCTTTGTGACCGTTAATGATGAGGGGCTTTACCAGAAACGATGCATGCACTGCCTTGATCCCCAGTGCGTGAAGAACTGCCCCGTCAAGGCCCTGACCAAATCCGAATATGGGCCGGTCCTCTATAATGCCGAAATCTGTATCGGCTGCCAGATGTGCACCAAAGTGTGTCCGTTCCATGTTCCCCAGTTTGATGAAGCTGCCAGGAAGATCGTTAAATGCAGCATGTGCGCTCATCGATTGGGTGAAGGTAAACAGCCTGCCTGTGTCGAAGTCTGTCCGACGGGAGCACTGCAATTCGGCGACTTCCAAACGATGAAGAGTCGGGCTGTCAAGATGGCAAAAGAAAGAAATCTGATTCTCTACGGGTATGAAGAAAACGGGGGGACGCACCTTTTTGTCCTTGATAAAAAGAGCCCCGTGACTGCCGGTTATCCAAAGGTTGCCAAGATGCCGCTGAAGGTCAGCAGCCTGAGTACCGGTGACACTATGACTGTGCCTACCGTGGCGGCGGCTTTTGCCGTGGCAGGCTTCAAGAAGTTCAGTGACCGAAGAACCAGAATCGAAGAAGAGCAGAAAGAAAAAAGCAAGTAA